The genomic DNA GACAAGCGGAAGGGGAACCGCACAGGATGTACTCGAGGCTTCGGCCCGTGCCTATCTCAATGCCGTGAACCGACTGGCCCAGAGGAAAGCATCATCTGACGTAAAAGAAGCGGTGGAAGTAAGTTCGTAACAACATAACAGGGGTGGCGACGCCCCTTCAGGGAGGGACATTCTCATGAAAAAGAAAATTGCTGTATTACCTGGAGATGGAATCGGGCCGGAAGTGATGGATGGGGCCCTGAAGGTTCTGAAGGCCGTGGGTGATTGGTTCAACCATGAGTTTGAAGTGGAAAAAGGATACATCGGTGGAGCGGCTGTCGATCAATTCGGAAGTCCGCTCCCGGCAGAAACGATCGAGCTTTGCAAGAAGAGTGATGCCATCCTTCTTGGTGCCGTCGGAGGACCGCAGTGGGAGAACCTTCCTAAAGAACAGAGGCCGGAAAAAGGTCTTCTTGGGATCCGGAAGGAATTCGAACTGTTTGCGAACCTTCGGCCGGTAAAGGCATTTGACAGCTTGATCTCAGCTTCCCCCCTGAAAAAGGAAATCGTTGAAGATGTCGATATGATCATCGTTCGGGAACTGACGGGAGGACTGTACTTCGGGCAGCCATCCGGAAGGCAGGGAGCAGAAGATGAAGTGGCCGTCGATACCCTGGTCTATGAAAAGTCAGAGATCGAACGGATCGTCCATAAAGCTTTCCGTCTTGCTCAAAAGAGGAAGAAGCGTCTCACATCCGTCGACAAGGCCAATGTATTGGAAACAAGCCGAATGTGGAGAGAAATCGTCAACGAAGCAGCAAAGGAATACCCGGAAGTGGAAGTGGAGCACATGCTTGTTGATGTAGCTGCAATGAAGCTCATGTATCAGCCGGGTCAATTCGATGTCATGGTAACGGAGAATATGTTCGGCGACATCCTCAGTGATGAAGCCTCCATGATCACCGGATCACTGGGCATGCTGCCATCAGCCAGCCTGCGGGAGGATGCATTCGGACTCTATGAACCGGTCCATGGATCGGCGCCGGATATCGCAGGGAAAGGAAAAGCCAATCCCCTCGCCATGATCCTGTCGGTGGCCATGATGCTGAGGCATTCATTCGGCATGCAGGAAGAGGCGGAAATGATCGAAATGGCCGTGCAGGAAGTGTTGAATGCAGGCTTCCGGACAGGTGACCTTTGGAGCGGTGGAAGGGGCACTGCAGTCGGGACTGAAGCCATGAGCGATCTCGTCGTAGAGAGACTGGAAGCAGACCATGCACTATCTTCAATTCTATCAGCTTACCTATAAGAGACATCAAAATGCGACAGAAGTATAAGGAGGGAGCTCATGACGGGCAAAAACATTATTGAAAAGATTTGGGAAAGGCATGTTGTACAAAGAGAAGAAGGAAAGCCGGACCTCCTATATATCGATCTGCATCTGGTGCATGAAGTCACCTCCCCCCAGGCATTCGAAGGTCTGCGCATGAAGGGACGGCAGGTACGTCGTCCGGATCTGACCTACGCGACGATGGATCATAACGTCCCGACAAAGGAGCGGCATATCATCCGTGATGAGATTGCACGACTCCAGATGGATACACTGAAGAAGAATTGCCGGGAATTCGGCGTTACGTTAGCCGATATCCATCACCCTGATCAAGGGATCGTCCACGTCATCGGTCCGGAGCTCGGACTCACACAGCCAGGGAAGACGATTGTCTGCGGGGATAGCCATACATCCACGCATGGGGCGTTCGGTGCCCTGGCGTTCGGGATCGGGACGAGTGAGGTGGAGCACGTATTGGCTACCCAGACCCTTTGGCAATCGAGGCCGAAGACCCTTCAGGTGAACGTATCCGGAAAGCTTGGATTTGGGGTGACGGCAAAAGATGTGATCCTGAACATCATTTCCACTCACGGTGTCGGATTCGGTACCGGACATGTTATCGAGTTCACGGGCGACGTCATCCGGAACCTTTCCATGGAAGAGCGGATGACCGTCTGTAACATGAGTATCGAAGCAGGTGCAAAAGCAGGTCTCATCAGCCCTGACGAGACGACGATTGCCTATCTTGAAGGGCGTCCGAACCTTCCGAAGAATCGCTCATTCCAGGAGTTGAAAGAGGATTGGTTGTCCCTGCAGAGTGACGCCGATGCTGAGTATGATCAACGGATCGAGGTGAAGGGAGAGGACATTGAGCCTCACGTCACCTGGGGGACGAACCCCGGGATGGGGGCACCCATCACGGCGAGGATCCCGGATCCACAGTCGTATGAAGACGCGTCGGATCGTGAAGGGATCGAGCGTGCCCTTCACTATATGGGCCTTGAGCCTGATCAGTCCATTGAAGACATCACCGTTGACTATGTATTCATTGGCTCCTGTACCAACTCGCGGTTGAGCGATTTACGAGCAGCCGCCGAAGTGGTGCAGGGTCATAAGGTGAAGGAAGGGGTAACGGCACTTGTCGTTCCAGGCTCGTTCAGCGTAAAGCAACAGGCTGAGGAAGCAGGTCTCCATACCATCTTCCAAGAAGCGGGCTTTGAATGGAGGGAGGCAGGATGCAGCATGTGCCTCGCCATGAATGATGATATCGTCCCGCCGGGTAAGCGATGTGCCTCTACATCCAACCGTAATTTCGAAGGCAGGCAGGGCAACGGGTCGCGCACCCACCTCCTCAGCCCTTCCATGGCAGCGGCCGCTGCCGTGACGGGTAAGCTGACGGATGTCCGGAAATTAGAAAGGATTTCAGTATCATAGGAGGTGACACCATGGCAATCAATCATGTAAAAGAGAGCGTATTCCCGTTGCACCGGGATCACGTCGATACAGATCAAATCATCCCCAAACAGTTCTTGAAGCGGATCGAACGCCAGGGCTTCGGTCAGTTCCTATTCTATCATTGGCGATTTGAAGACGATGGGAAGACACTTCGGGAAGGATTTCTCCTTGACACCCCGGCCTACAAAGATGCCGGGATATTGATCGGAGGGAAGAATTTTGGATGTGGTTCATCGAGGGAGCACGCCCCTTGGGCGCTTCAGGATTTCGGGTTCTCAGTGGTCATTGCGAAGAGTTTTGCAGATATCTTCCATAACAACTGCTTGAAAAACGGCATCCTCCCGATCCGACTTGACGATCAAATCGTTGATCAGCTTTGGGCGAATGAACGGAAGGCTGAGCAGTATGAAATCGAGATTTCACTTGAGGATCAAACGATTAAAGATTCCGAAGGCTTGCAGGTGTCCTTCTCCATCGATCCCTACTGGAAGAATATGCTCATCAAAGGGCTGGATGAAATCGGATTGACCCTTGAATACGGTGACAGTATCGATGCCTATGAAAAAAAATATGAGGTGAGTAGCTTGGGAATTTAATGGATCACACTGACGTTGTAGAAGCAATGGAACGAAT from Rossellomorea marisflavi includes the following:
- the leuC gene encoding 3-isopropylmalate dehydratase large subunit, coding for MTGKNIIEKIWERHVVQREEGKPDLLYIDLHLVHEVTSPQAFEGLRMKGRQVRRPDLTYATMDHNVPTKERHIIRDEIARLQMDTLKKNCREFGVTLADIHHPDQGIVHVIGPELGLTQPGKTIVCGDSHTSTHGAFGALAFGIGTSEVEHVLATQTLWQSRPKTLQVNVSGKLGFGVTAKDVILNIISTHGVGFGTGHVIEFTGDVIRNLSMEERMTVCNMSIEAGAKAGLISPDETTIAYLEGRPNLPKNRSFQELKEDWLSLQSDADAEYDQRIEVKGEDIEPHVTWGTNPGMGAPITARIPDPQSYEDASDREGIERALHYMGLEPDQSIEDITVDYVFIGSCTNSRLSDLRAAAEVVQGHKVKEGVTALVVPGSFSVKQQAEEAGLHTIFQEAGFEWREAGCSMCLAMNDDIVPPGKRCASTSNRNFEGRQGNGSRTHLLSPSMAAAAAVTGKLTDVRKLERISVS
- the leuD gene encoding 3-isopropylmalate dehydratase small subunit, producing MAINHVKESVFPLHRDHVDTDQIIPKQFLKRIERQGFGQFLFYHWRFEDDGKTLREGFLLDTPAYKDAGILIGGKNFGCGSSREHAPWALQDFGFSVVIAKSFADIFHNNCLKNGILPIRLDDQIVDQLWANERKAEQYEIEISLEDQTIKDSEGLQVSFSIDPYWKNMLIKGLDEIGLTLEYGDSIDAYEKKYEVSSLGI
- the leuB gene encoding 3-isopropylmalate dehydrogenase → MKKKIAVLPGDGIGPEVMDGALKVLKAVGDWFNHEFEVEKGYIGGAAVDQFGSPLPAETIELCKKSDAILLGAVGGPQWENLPKEQRPEKGLLGIRKEFELFANLRPVKAFDSLISASPLKKEIVEDVDMIIVRELTGGLYFGQPSGRQGAEDEVAVDTLVYEKSEIERIVHKAFRLAQKRKKRLTSVDKANVLETSRMWREIVNEAAKEYPEVEVEHMLVDVAAMKLMYQPGQFDVMVTENMFGDILSDEASMITGSLGMLPSASLREDAFGLYEPVHGSAPDIAGKGKANPLAMILSVAMMLRHSFGMQEEAEMIEMAVQEVLNAGFRTGDLWSGGRGTAVGTEAMSDLVVERLEADHALSSILSAYL